A stretch of the Triplophysa dalaica isolate WHDGS20190420 chromosome 19, ASM1584641v1, whole genome shotgun sequence genome encodes the following:
- the c19h5orf15 gene encoding keratinocyte-associated transmembrane protein 2 isoform X1 gives MAAVRKTQERFSAKRIFLVLLSLQILSVKCIPLTTTEAAEIQVTSNDENTSTTKNNNNVVQPVNVLNTTAAPVTAINITKAASPSTTTTLLTDTPGIEMTTEGIEDQAPQKTTAVPADKPSTIIPTPAGHKIDTTVDYKADKTSLGPETSFADDTGDDVFESEDEDEDDFLSDSFTPQGSQADRDNNLPDTYEGPERPENINLHIKDTTIYTTQDEDSHFFFHLVIIAFLVAIVYITYHNKRKIMLLAQSHRWRDGLCSRGVEYHRLDQNVNEAMPSLKMTNDYIF, from the exons ATGGCGGCGGTACGGAAGACACAAGAAAGATTCTCCGCTAAGAGAATATTCCTGGTTTTACTGTCGCTTCAGAtcctgtctgtgaaatgtaTTCCGCTGACAACAACGG AAGCTGCTGAAATCCAAGTCACATCTAACGACGAGAACACATCAACCACAAAGAATAACAATAATGTGGTTCAACCGGTTAATGTGTTAAACACCACAGCAGCTCCTGTCACTGCAATCAACATCACCAAAGCTGCATCTCCTTCTACAACTACTACTCTATTAACTGACACCCCCGGCATAGAGATGACCACAGAAGGGATTGAAGATCAAGCTCCACAGAAGACCACCGCTGTGCCTGCAGACAAGCCGTCCACCATCATCCCCACCCCTGCAGGACATAAAATAGACACCACTGTGGATTACAAGGCTGACAAAACTTCTCTAGGACCTGAGACGAGCTTTGCAGATGACACAGGTGATGATGTCTTTGAAAgtgaggatgaggatgaggatgacTTTTTGAGTGACAGTTTTACACCTCAGGGCAGCCAGGCAGATAGGGATAACAATCTCCCTGATACTTACGAAGGTCCTGAGAGGCCTGAAAACATAAATCTACACATCAAGGACACGACAATCTACACGACTCAGGATGAAGATTCCCATTTCTTCTTTCACCTGGTCATCATCGCCTTTCTAGTGGCCATCGTGTACATCACCTACCATAACAAGAGAAAG ATCATGCTGTTGGCTCAAAGTCACCGCTGGAGGGACGGGCTGTGCTCACGGGGAGTGGAATATCACAGACTGGATCAGAACGTCAATGAGGCCATGCCTTCACTCAAGATGACCAACGATTACATCTTCTGA
- the c19h5orf15 gene encoding keratinocyte-associated transmembrane protein 2 isoform X2: MAAVRKTQERFSAKRIFLVLLSLQILSVKCIPLTTTAAEIQVTSNDENTSTTKNNNNVVQPVNVLNTTAAPVTAINITKAASPSTTTTLLTDTPGIEMTTEGIEDQAPQKTTAVPADKPSTIIPTPAGHKIDTTVDYKADKTSLGPETSFADDTGDDVFESEDEDEDDFLSDSFTPQGSQADRDNNLPDTYEGPERPENINLHIKDTTIYTTQDEDSHFFFHLVIIAFLVAIVYITYHNKRKIMLLAQSHRWRDGLCSRGVEYHRLDQNVNEAMPSLKMTNDYIF; this comes from the exons ATGGCGGCGGTACGGAAGACACAAGAAAGATTCTCCGCTAAGAGAATATTCCTGGTTTTACTGTCGCTTCAGAtcctgtctgtgaaatgtaTTCCGCTGACAACAACGG CTGCTGAAATCCAAGTCACATCTAACGACGAGAACACATCAACCACAAAGAATAACAATAATGTGGTTCAACCGGTTAATGTGTTAAACACCACAGCAGCTCCTGTCACTGCAATCAACATCACCAAAGCTGCATCTCCTTCTACAACTACTACTCTATTAACTGACACCCCCGGCATAGAGATGACCACAGAAGGGATTGAAGATCAAGCTCCACAGAAGACCACCGCTGTGCCTGCAGACAAGCCGTCCACCATCATCCCCACCCCTGCAGGACATAAAATAGACACCACTGTGGATTACAAGGCTGACAAAACTTCTCTAGGACCTGAGACGAGCTTTGCAGATGACACAGGTGATGATGTCTTTGAAAgtgaggatgaggatgaggatgacTTTTTGAGTGACAGTTTTACACCTCAGGGCAGCCAGGCAGATAGGGATAACAATCTCCCTGATACTTACGAAGGTCCTGAGAGGCCTGAAAACATAAATCTACACATCAAGGACACGACAATCTACACGACTCAGGATGAAGATTCCCATTTCTTCTTTCACCTGGTCATCATCGCCTTTCTAGTGGCCATCGTGTACATCACCTACCATAACAAGAGAAAG ATCATGCTGTTGGCTCAAAGTCACCGCTGGAGGGACGGGCTGTGCTCACGGGGAGTGGAATATCACAGACTGGATCAGAACGTCAATGAGGCCATGCCTTCACTCAAGATGACCAACGATTACATCTTCTGA
- the vdac1 gene encoding voltage-dependent anion-selective channel protein 1, whose protein sequence is MAVPPTYVDLGKSARDIFTKGYGFGLIKLDLKTRSENGLEFKSSGSANTETSKVAGTLETKYKWAEHGLTFTEKWNTDNTLGTEITLEDQLAKGLKLTFDSSFSPNTGKKSGKIKSSFQREHINLGCDVDHDINGTAVHGAAVVGFEGWLAGYQMTFEAGRNRITQSNFAVGYKTDEFQLHTNVNDGTEFGGSIYQKVNDNLETAVNLAWTAGNSNTRFGIGAKYQIDADASFSAKVNNSCLVGLGYTQTLKPGIKLTLSALLDGKNINAGGHKLGLGLEFEA, encoded by the exons ATGGCTGTTCCTCCGACGTACGTTGACCTGGGCAAATCCGCCAGGGACATTTTCACCAAAGGATATG GATTTGGTCTAATCAAGTTGGACTTAAAAACGAGATCAGAAAATGGTTTG GAATTCAAAAGCTCTGGCTCAGCGAACACTGAGACCAGTAAGGTAGCCGGGACGCTGGAGACCAAATACAAGTGGGCCGAACACGGCCTGACTTTCACTGAAAAGTGGAACACTGACAACACTCTCGGGACGGAGATAACCCTCGAGGACCAG TTGGCCAAAGGACTGAAGCTGACGTTTGATTCCTCATTTTCTCCAAACACGGG CAAAAAAAGCGGGAAGATCAAGAGCAGCTTCCAGCGTGAGCACATTAACCTGGGCTGTGATGTGGACCACGACATCAACGGCACGGCGGTGCACGGAGCCGCGGTTGTGGGCTTTGAGGGCTGGCTCGCCGGGTACCAGATGACGTTTGAAGCCGGAAGGAACCGCATCACTCAGAGCAACTTTGCCGTTGGCTACAAGACCGACGAGTTTCAGCTTCACACAAATGT GAATGATGGAACCGAGTTTGGTGGGTCGATTTATCAGAAGGTGAATGATAACCTGGAGACAGCCGTGAATCTGGCCTGGACTGCTGGCAACAGCAACACACGCTTCGGCATCGGTGCCAAGTATCAGATCGATGCCGACGCTTCCTTCTCG GCCAAAGTGAACAATTCTTGTCTCGTTGGTCTTGGGTATACTCAAACCTTAAAACCTG GTATTAAACTGACCCTCTCCGCTCTTCTGGATGGGAAGAACATCAATGCTGGTGGCCACAAACTGGGTTTGGGTCTGGAGTTTGAGGCGTAG